The Nostoc sp. 'Lobaria pulmonaria (5183) cyanobiont' genome window below encodes:
- a CDS encoding sensor histidine kinase, translated as MFIAKSLDLTGFLLSTQHFAIHQGLEDTLRLFAHKLKCGVQVQRNYDQRLPKILAYGSELNQVWTNLIDNAIDAMDGKGLLEITTHHCDRYGHIDIIDSGSGIPPEIKTRIFEPFFTTKSVGHGSGLGLETVRRIVENRHHGTLSFESQPGRTCFTICLPLLNQ; from the coding sequence ATGTTTATTGCTAAAAGCCTTGATTTAACTGGGTTTCTACTCAGCACTCAGCACTTTGCTATACATCAAGGTTTAGAAGATACCTTGCGCTTGTTTGCTCATAAACTCAAGTGCGGTGTCCAAGTGCAACGCAATTACGATCAACGTCTTCCGAAAATTCTTGCCTATGGCAGTGAACTCAATCAAGTGTGGACGAACTTAATTGATAACGCCATTGATGCAATGGATGGTAAAGGACTGCTGGAAATTACAACACACCATTGCGATCGCTATGGCCATATTGACATCATCGATTCTGGTAGTGGAATTCCACCTGAAATTAAAACCCGCATTTTTGAACCTTTCTTCACCACTAAATCAGTGGGGCATGGTTCAGGACTCGGTTTAGAAACTGTTCGCCGGATTGTAGAAAATCGCCATCACGGTACGCTTTCATTTGAGTCGCAGCCAGGCAGAACTTGTTTCACTATTTGCTTGCCCTTATTGAATCAATAG
- a CDS encoding FecCD family ABC transporter permease, which translates to MTRPFQTIFTEHRVFWAVLLFGTALVVTLALSLSQGAVPLNMSEFWQAILHKGDPVKQTILWDLRLPRITAAIVVGAALGMSGALLQGMLRNSLADPFILGISAGAGLLVILMIVCQIFPIAIPLAAWIGAILTAAIVILLGRSGSGISVERLILGGVAVSSLFGAVQSTLLLLAEDGQIQIALSFLVGSLNGRGWQEIATTGPYIIVALIGGCLLGRSLNILALGDDLAVSLGLSLTRTRLLIGGVATLLAAGAVSISGLVGFVGLVVPHAVRLIVGTDHRFVLPLSALAGAWLLTFADLLSRLGTVELPVGSVTALLGSPLFIWLLYRRSAGFNKF; encoded by the coding sequence TTGACTAGACCATTTCAGACAATTTTTACTGAACACCGCGTATTTTGGGCTGTTTTACTCTTTGGTACAGCACTGGTGGTAACGCTAGCACTGTCGCTTTCTCAAGGAGCAGTACCTTTAAATATGTCGGAATTTTGGCAAGCTATTCTCCACAAAGGCGATCCGGTTAAACAGACAATTCTCTGGGATTTACGTCTCCCGCGCATTACGGCTGCGATCGTTGTCGGCGCAGCTTTGGGAATGTCAGGAGCTTTGCTGCAAGGAATGTTACGTAATAGTCTTGCCGATCCATTTATTTTGGGCATTTCAGCAGGTGCGGGACTACTTGTAATTCTGATGATTGTCTGCCAAATATTCCCGATCGCAATTCCTTTAGCAGCATGGATAGGAGCAATTTTAACTGCCGCGATCGTTATTTTACTCGGTCGTTCGGGGTCGGGAATTTCTGTTGAGCGGTTGATTTTAGGCGGAGTGGCGGTGAGTTCTTTATTTGGTGCTGTACAAAGTACATTGCTGCTTTTAGCTGAAGATGGGCAAATTCAAATTGCGCTCAGTTTCCTAGTTGGTAGTCTTAATGGACGGGGTTGGCAAGAAATTGCTACGACTGGCCCTTATATCATCGTTGCATTGATCGGGGGATGCTTGCTGGGGCGATCGCTAAATATACTGGCTTTGGGAGATGATTTAGCTGTGAGTTTAGGGCTTTCGTTGACGCGAACGCGCCTGTTAATTGGTGGTGTCGCCACTTTATTAGCCGCAGGTGCAGTCAGCATCAGTGGCTTGGTTGGATTTGTTGGTCTTGTTGTTCCTCACGCTGTCCGCCTGATTGTTGGTACAGATCATCGCTTTGTTTTACCACTTTCCGCCCTCGCAGGTGCATGGTTACTCACTTTTGCAGATTTACTCTCTAGACTAGGAACAGTAGAACTACCAGTAGGTTCGGTCACTGCTTTGCTGGGTTCACCCCTGTTTATCTGGTTACTTTATCGTCGTTCTGCTGGATTTAATAAATTTTGA
- a CDS encoding alpha-amylase, which yields MTNGVIMQYYHWYISNDGTLWDKLDKTANELADAGFTALWLPPAYKGSGGTWDVGYAVYDLFDLGEFDQKNTVRTKYGTREQYLKAIKTAQRAGIQIYADVVFNHKDGGDEIERISAQEMDWNDRNHPVSDWYEIGAYTKFNFSGRGDKYSTMKWYWWCFDSLSYNADTQRADKLYRLKDKHFETEVSHEHGNYDYLMANDLDTGNDLVRGELMYWGRWFVDTTGVDGFRIDAVKHIRSTFFRDWLNHLRVHFGGRELFSVGEYWSQDIDALHGYIASSDGRLSLFDVPLHFKFHQASRQGSSFDLQSIFDRTLVKEQPALAVTFVENHDTQPCQSLESPVEPWFKPLAYALILLRREGYPCVFYADYYGAQYQDKERDNTLYSHRFLIDKFLKARREYGFGDQHDYFDHPNTIGWTRLGTREHPGAMAVVLTNSAPGNKWMNVFRPNQEFYDVTGHINDIIHTNNDGWGNFPCPGGSISVWLQK from the coding sequence ATGACCAACGGCGTAATAATGCAGTATTACCATTGGTACATCTCCAATGATGGTACATTATGGGACAAGCTGGATAAAACAGCCAATGAGCTAGCTGATGCAGGCTTCACTGCTTTATGGCTGCCGCCAGCTTATAAGGGCAGTGGTGGAACATGGGATGTTGGATACGCAGTCTACGATTTGTTTGATCTGGGTGAGTTCGATCAAAAAAATACTGTTCGGACAAAATATGGAACACGCGAGCAATACTTAAAGGCGATTAAAACGGCACAGCGTGCAGGTATTCAAATCTATGCTGATGTGGTTTTCAACCACAAAGATGGTGGGGATGAAATAGAACGCATCTCGGCCCAAGAAATGGATTGGAATGACCGCAACCATCCAGTCAGCGATTGGTACGAAATTGGAGCTTATACAAAGTTCAATTTTTCTGGTCGTGGAGATAAATACTCCACTATGAAATGGTATTGGTGGTGCTTTGATTCATTATCATATAACGCAGATACCCAAAGGGCAGACAAACTCTACCGTCTTAAAGATAAACATTTTGAGACGGAAGTTAGCCACGAACACGGCAACTACGATTATTTAATGGCGAACGACCTGGATACAGGTAATGACCTCGTGCGCGGTGAGTTGATGTATTGGGGGCGTTGGTTTGTTGATACCACAGGTGTAGATGGCTTTCGCATTGACGCTGTTAAACATATCCGCTCTACTTTTTTCCGTGATTGGTTAAATCACTTGCGAGTTCATTTTGGTGGGCGGGAACTGTTTAGCGTTGGTGAGTACTGGTCTCAAGATATCGATGCCTTACACGGTTATATTGCCTCTAGTGATGGGCGTTTGTCGTTATTTGATGTGCCTCTACATTTCAAATTTCACCAAGCTAGTCGCCAAGGTAGTAGTTTCGATCTGCAATCGATTTTTGATAGAACCCTAGTTAAAGAACAACCTGCCCTAGCTGTTACCTTTGTTGAAAACCATGATACCCAACCTTGTCAATCCCTAGAGTCGCCTGTTGAACCTTGGTTTAAGCCCTTAGCTTATGCACTAATCTTACTGCGCCGAGAAGGCTATCCTTGCGTTTTCTATGCAGATTATTACGGCGCACAATATCAAGATAAAGAACGTGATAACACCCTTTACTCTCACCGTTTTTTGATTGACAAGTTCTTAAAGGCGCGTAGAGAATACGGTTTTGGCGACCAGCATGATTACTTTGACCATCCCAATACTATCGGTTGGACGCGCTTGGGTACTAGGGAACATCCGGGTGCAATGGCTGTAGTGCTGACCAATAGCGCACCAGGGAACAAGTGGATGAATGTGTTCCGACCGAATCAGGAATTTTACGATGTTACGGGACATATAAACGATATCATTCACACCAATAACGACGGATGGGGAAATTTCCCATGTCCAGGTGGTTCAATATCGGTCTGGCTGCAAAAATAG
- a CDS encoding vWA domain-containing protein codes for MSYPISSKMWQRVSIVILFLLIPSVGIAVLRQSATVAVPANQTPASSTPKTSILPNHPDYQALQALVQQYSCVVPVQNFGTLPVTRTEFATVLNACVNRSNELIATDPKIVTPADIKILQRLQSEFAPELATLKSPIDELEARSPITPTQTTRERTQTESTRKTQPLPTALPLSIPSGSSVQDQVANRANMPKLQTRGSIGRVAPEPQIDSRFNTENYNPIEDNPFHRVGNDPLSTFSIDVDTASYSNVRRFITQGELPPKDAVRIEELINYFTYNYPQPKGERPFSVTTEVAAAPWNPQHKLIQVGLQGKRLESKTLPPSNLVFLIDVSGSMDDPNKLPLVQQSLKLLVNKLRPEDRVSLVVYAGNAGLVLPATPGSEKLTILAAIDRLEAGGSTAGGQGIELAYKIAKQSFLKSGNNRVILATDGDFNVGVSSDGDLTRLIEQKRDQGIFLTVLGFGTGNYKDAKMEQLADKGNGNYAYIDTLLEAKKVLVNDLRGTLFTIAKDVKIQVEFNPAKVQAYRLIGYENRLLQNQDFNDDKKDAGDIGAGHSVTALYEIIPTGTKSDVKLPEIDPLRYQRSGETVSDAAGNELMQVKLRYKLPQDSTSQLITQTIQNDDLRTDQIPSTNLRFAAAVATFGMVLRDSEYKGDASYDLVMKLASQGKGEDQEGYRGEFIRLVEQSRGLITRK; via the coding sequence ATGTCTTACCCGATTTCATCCAAAATGTGGCAGCGAGTCAGTATTGTAATATTGTTTTTATTGATACCCTCAGTAGGAATTGCCGTTTTACGTCAGTCTGCTACAGTTGCAGTTCCAGCCAATCAGACTCCTGCCAGTTCTACCCCAAAAACTTCCATTCTACCCAATCACCCTGACTACCAAGCACTCCAGGCATTGGTACAACAGTATAGTTGTGTCGTTCCCGTCCAAAATTTTGGCACTCTTCCTGTAACTCGAACTGAGTTTGCCACAGTCTTGAATGCCTGCGTGAATCGCAGCAATGAGCTAATAGCGACTGATCCCAAGATCGTTACCCCAGCAGATATAAAAATTCTGCAACGTTTGCAGTCAGAATTTGCACCAGAGTTAGCAACCCTAAAAAGTCCGATAGATGAATTGGAAGCTCGTAGTCCCATCACTCCGACTCAGACGACCAGAGAACGGACTCAAACCGAGTCTACCCGAAAGACTCAACCTTTACCCACAGCCCTACCCCTTAGTATTCCGTCTGGCTCATCTGTGCAGGATCAAGTTGCTAACCGTGCGAATATGCCTAAACTCCAAACTCGTGGCAGTATTGGAAGGGTTGCCCCGGAACCACAAATAGATAGCAGATTCAATACAGAAAACTATAACCCGATTGAGGATAATCCCTTTCATCGCGTCGGTAACGATCCTCTTTCCACCTTTTCCATTGATGTAGATACAGCATCTTACAGCAACGTGCGACGGTTTATTACTCAAGGGGAATTACCACCCAAGGATGCAGTGCGAATTGAGGAATTGATCAATTATTTTACCTACAATTATCCCCAACCAAAAGGCGAACGTCCTTTTTCCGTCACCACTGAAGTTGCTGCTGCTCCCTGGAATCCTCAACACAAGCTGATACAGGTGGGTTTGCAAGGTAAACGCCTAGAAAGCAAAACCTTACCACCTAGCAACCTAGTATTTCTGATTGATGTCTCCGGTTCTATGGATGACCCGAACAAATTACCCTTGGTGCAACAGTCACTCAAATTGCTGGTGAATAAACTGCGTCCTGAAGATCGGGTGAGTTTGGTAGTCTATGCTGGGAATGCTGGATTGGTTTTACCTGCTACTCCTGGTAGTGAAAAATTAACAATTCTGGCGGCGATTGACCGCTTAGAGGCTGGAGGCTCGACTGCTGGCGGCCAGGGTATTGAACTCGCCTACAAAATAGCCAAACAAAGCTTCCTCAAGTCTGGTAATAACAGAGTAATTTTAGCTACCGATGGAGATTTTAATGTCGGGGTTTCTAGTGATGGCGACCTAACGCGATTAATTGAACAAAAGCGAGACCAGGGAATTTTCCTGACGGTGTTGGGATTTGGCACCGGCAATTATAAGGACGCAAAAATGGAGCAACTGGCTGATAAGGGTAACGGCAACTACGCTTACATAGATACCTTATTAGAAGCCAAAAAGGTTTTAGTTAACGATCTCAGGGGAACTCTATTTACTATTGCCAAGGATGTGAAAATTCAGGTGGAGTTTAATCCGGCAAAAGTTCAGGCATATCGCTTGATTGGTTACGAAAACCGCCTGCTGCAAAACCAGGATTTCAATGACGACAAGAAAGATGCAGGGGATATTGGGGCTGGTCATTCTGTGACAGCGCTTTATGAAATAATTCCCACTGGCACGAAAAGCGATGTGAAACTGCCAGAGATAGATCCTTTGCGCTATCAGCGTTCTGGTGAAACTGTCTCGGATGCTGCTGGTAATGAGTTGATGCAGGTGAAACTGCGCTATAAGTTGCCCCAGGACAGCACCAGTCAACTAATTACCCAAACTATCCAAAATGATGATTTGAGAACCGACCAGATACCCTCCACAAACCTGAGATTTGCTGCTGCGGTAGCTACCTTTGGGATGGTGCTGCGTGACTCTGAGTATAAGGGGGATGCTAGTTATGATTTGGTGATGAAATTGGCAAGCCAAGGGAAGGGGGAAGACCAGGAGGGCTATCGGGGTGAGTTTATTCGCCTAGTGGAGCAATCTAGAGGGTTGATTACAAGAAAATGA